A single genomic interval of Deinococcus radiotolerans harbors:
- a CDS encoding pilus assembly FimT family protein — protein sequence MTPTPTYPHAGFTLLEMLVTLAVLAILMGIVGLTLLPWLQRQQVKSDLSDLVADFNLYRTKTMSQGAPYCITLSASQYTVATNCNTTPTTVKTQVFRRAQLQLTNVATVYTFNTKGLVKSTSSGGALMSNTTFVGKRGTASGTVLVTALGFARLL from the coding sequence ATGACCCCCACACCCACCTATCCCCACGCGGGCTTCACGCTTCTTGAAATGCTGGTCACTCTGGCTGTCCTAGCCATCCTGATGGGTATCGTCGGCCTGACTCTACTTCCCTGGCTCCAGCGGCAGCAGGTCAAATCCGATCTGAGCGACCTAGTCGCGGACTTCAATCTGTACCGCACTAAGACCATGAGTCAGGGCGCCCCCTACTGCATCACTCTGTCAGCCAGCCAGTACACCGTCGCCACCAACTGCAACACCACCCCGACCACAGTCAAAACCCAGGTCTTCCGCCGGGCGCAACTCCAGCTGACCAACGTGGCCACGGTGTACACCTTCAACACGAAGGGCCTAGTCAAATCAACCTCATCTGGAGGGGCCCTGATGTCCAACACCACTTTCGTGGGTAAAAGGGGCACCGCCAGCGGCACGGTCCTCGTCACCGCCCTTGGCTTCGCGAGGCTCCTGTGA
- a CDS encoding type IV pilus modification PilV family protein — protein MNRDAGLTIVEILVAIVIVGVITAAVMPLLTSSMRSNSSARTRTQAVSAAETWMERYRDGREPLKSVGSCTENISGVVTCTYPLNFNYANDTAVPTHTADGASMNSQFQPFKSVLVATPISEGINVTLWELKVTVSWTEKEEKSVTAYTRFTR, from the coding sequence GTGAACCGCGACGCTGGCCTCACCATCGTCGAGATTCTGGTCGCCATCGTGATTGTCGGGGTGATCACCGCGGCCGTCATGCCACTACTGACCAGCTCCATGCGGAGCAACAGCAGCGCCAGAACGCGCACCCAGGCAGTCAGCGCGGCGGAAACCTGGATGGAACGCTACCGCGACGGCAGGGAACCCCTCAAGTCCGTCGGAAGCTGCACCGAGAACATCAGCGGCGTTGTCACCTGCACCTATCCCCTCAACTTCAACTACGCGAACGATACGGCCGTTCCTACACACACCGCGGACGGCGCGTCTATGAACTCGCAGTTCCAGCCGTTCAAGTCCGTGCTCGTGGCCACGCCTATCAGCGAGGGCATCAACGTCACCCTCTGGGAGTTAAAAGTCACCGTCTCCTGGACCGAAAAGGAGGAGAAGAGTGTCACGGCCTACACCCGCTTCACCCGCTAG
- a CDS encoding prepilin-type N-terminal cleavage/methylation domain-containing protein, which yields MSRPTPASPASVQGFTLLELLIAAALALVILGAAGALLSTTARIQSIEQERVPLQETVRSSVEVIAQDLRQATGNRVLYSGANLPADLLTNLSTSQQLTVTIADNNGYFTIPQPGGYPNSKSFSQNAVTSLNTPNAAGQTCDNQFVGNDWAMVTVGNAVRWIRTHPTNPCTGSGGGGNVKLQHRGYTLDDLAWTPDSAIIKVNVVRYYIGTALLNGASVPTLYRSVDAQDPQIVAYYITALALAYSQDGVNFVSTPTGAPQAVRVTLTGRETRARKAGAQPETFTVTSTVSMRRVNFNATP from the coding sequence GTGTCACGGCCTACACCCGCTTCACCCGCTAGCGTTCAGGGCTTCACGCTGCTGGAACTGCTGATCGCCGCCGCACTGGCCCTCGTGATCCTAGGCGCCGCCGGGGCGCTGCTGTCCACCACCGCCCGCATTCAGAGCATTGAGCAGGAACGCGTACCACTACAGGAGACGGTCCGCAGCAGCGTGGAGGTCATTGCGCAGGACCTGCGGCAGGCCACCGGCAACCGCGTGCTGTACAGCGGCGCGAATCTCCCCGCAGACCTCCTGACTAACCTGAGTACCTCGCAGCAGCTCACAGTCACCATTGCAGACAACAACGGCTACTTCACTATTCCGCAACCGGGCGGGTACCCGAACAGCAAATCATTCTCTCAGAATGCTGTGACTAGCTTAAATACTCCCAACGCCGCCGGGCAAACCTGCGACAACCAGTTCGTGGGCAACGACTGGGCCATGGTGACCGTGGGCAACGCTGTGCGGTGGATCCGAACTCATCCCACCAACCCCTGCACCGGCTCTGGTGGTGGCGGAAACGTGAAGCTGCAGCATAGGGGTTACACCCTGGATGATCTGGCCTGGACCCCGGATAGCGCCATCATAAAGGTGAACGTGGTGCGCTATTACATTGGCACTGCTCTCCTCAACGGCGCGAGCGTACCCACGCTATACCGTAGCGTAGACGCCCAGGATCCGCAGATCGTCGCGTACTACATCACGGCGCTCGCTCTGGCGTACTCGCAGGACGGGGTGAACTTCGTCTCGACCCCAACCGGCGCACCACAGGCCGTCCGGGTCACCCTGACTGGTCGCGAAACCCGCGCGCGTAAGGCTGGCGCGCAACCCGAAACCTTCACCGTTACCAGCACTGTGTCCATGCGGAGGGTCAACTTCAATGCCACGCCCTGA
- a CDS encoding DUF4900 domain-containing protein, which produces MILITLITFTLVTTSTSELMQTNSSQGLMRARALAEASVAEQYATVMNEGVTKANQVLLPYVDTFAASSQDAASSPIVPSSSYSSVLAQLNSVVTTTTAITAPESMGTSSGKLVFQNFRVDLGSFSKAGQTYYVDYVLNGQGKSLKFVRNITTSGTLRLILGRTYLNQYVLLADDGGFNRGNCTTKNGKTYCEGGGYFGTGSTFDGPVHFNRNLALAGTPVFQYGLTVASPTTYMWDCQAKAWAVTAAQTTDCTKPDYGGYGQQHVTDTVDLPKNAFSQGRAALGGDPQKTGALTNSEICLATGQKSNCTPATGVYVPSSGSTVTGGIFIQGDAKDVQLSVEGTNQVYTIVDAAGVTTVIKVNATANTTTIKKGNGQPSVLQGVPNGQLYANGSIQSLRGPARRGQLANPAPSTPDSTVVPPAIAEQTQLNVASSGDIRIQGDLTYEKNPNQNPDAKNVLGIISGQGQVLVGQGAPNDVYVMGSILAGADGKGLKVEGIDNGAANYGYRGKVHLLGSLAEATDQLRGVGSVTGALVKGYDDDFKYDKRFLNGGVVPPYFPATTKFGVTAFIPQQRTWEEQ; this is translated from the coding sequence ATGATCCTGATCACGCTGATCACATTCACGCTGGTCACTACATCCACCAGTGAATTGATGCAGACGAATTCAAGTCAGGGTCTGATGCGCGCCCGTGCCCTGGCGGAAGCCAGTGTGGCCGAGCAGTACGCCACAGTCATGAACGAGGGCGTCACGAAGGCCAACCAAGTTCTGCTGCCCTACGTGGACACCTTTGCGGCCAGCAGTCAAGATGCAGCGAGCAGTCCTATTGTGCCCAGCAGCTCGTACAGTTCTGTCTTGGCTCAGCTCAACAGTGTGGTTACCACTACGACCGCCATAACCGCGCCAGAGAGCATGGGCACATCAAGCGGCAAACTGGTCTTCCAGAACTTTCGCGTGGATTTGGGCAGCTTCTCGAAAGCAGGTCAGACCTACTACGTCGACTATGTCCTCAACGGTCAGGGCAAGAGCCTGAAGTTCGTACGGAATATCACCACCAGTGGTACGCTCCGCCTGATTCTGGGTCGCACATACCTAAACCAGTACGTCCTGCTGGCTGACGACGGCGGGTTCAACCGGGGAAACTGCACGACGAAAAACGGCAAGACCTACTGTGAGGGCGGCGGATACTTCGGTACCGGATCCACCTTTGACGGGCCCGTACACTTCAACAGAAACCTGGCACTGGCTGGTACACCTGTCTTTCAGTATGGGCTCACCGTCGCTTCCCCTACCACCTATATGTGGGATTGTCAGGCCAAAGCGTGGGCGGTCACCGCTGCGCAGACCACCGACTGCACGAAACCTGATTACGGTGGGTACGGTCAGCAGCACGTGACGGACACCGTGGACCTCCCGAAAAATGCCTTCTCGCAGGGCCGCGCGGCGCTGGGCGGCGACCCACAGAAGACAGGCGCACTGACTAACTCTGAAATCTGCCTGGCCACCGGTCAGAAATCCAACTGCACCCCCGCCACCGGCGTATACGTACCCAGCAGCGGCAGCACTGTCACGGGCGGCATCTTCATCCAAGGTGACGCGAAGGACGTGCAACTGTCAGTGGAAGGGACGAATCAGGTCTACACCATCGTGGACGCCGCAGGCGTGACCACCGTGATCAAGGTGAACGCCACCGCCAACACCACCACCATCAAGAAGGGCAACGGGCAGCCCAGTGTCCTGCAGGGCGTCCCGAACGGGCAACTCTACGCCAACGGCAGCATCCAGTCCCTGCGCGGCCCAGCACGCCGGGGACAGCTGGCGAATCCGGCGCCCAGCACGCCAGACAGCACCGTGGTGCCGCCCGCCATTGCGGAGCAGACGCAGCTGAATGTGGCGTCCAGCGGAGATATCCGCATTCAGGGTGACCTGACCTATGAGAAGAACCCTAATCAGAACCCGGATGCGAAGAACGTGCTGGGCATCATCAGTGGGCAGGGGCAGGTGTTGGTCGGTCAGGGCGCGCCGAATGACGTGTACGTCATGGGCTCCATTCTGGCTGGCGCGGATGGCAAGGGTCTGAAGGTCGAGGGCATCGATAATGGGGCCGCCAACTACGGATATCGCGGCAAGGTGCACCTGCTGGGCAGCCTGGCCGAAGCGACTGATCAGTTGCGCGGCGTTGGGAGTGTCACGGGCGCGCTGGTCAAGGGCTATGATGACGACTTCAAGTACGATAAGCGCTTCCTGAACGGTGGCGTGGTGCCACCCTACTTCCCGGCCACCACGAAGTTCGGCGTGACTGCATTCATTCCCCAGCAGCGCACCTGGGAAGAGCAGTAA
- a CDS encoding acyltransferase — translation MTWLKPLEIGQDAQATYNEFLRDLDARLSDPATDRFEVAAGVLAEIMYGRPVAQLRVDAPLAALNVDARNVTFEAEYYMATDAAAFERVKPLLWLWKNADLTPVGQNPVLGIPLRRVLAGHIFRRVGRDFKCWQNVEFSVGYNMEVGNDVVVHRHVLLDDIGGIELHDNASISDYVNVYSHTHSVLDGPDVTLRRTVIGRGARVTYHSTVLAGSVISDDAMLATHALLRGDIPPHGIAMGVPARTTRFKQREPRDVHVDSRSFVRATDRKANPEFPEPTPNQTRLPDEQDLGRSLVTEQG, via the coding sequence GTGACGTGGCTCAAGCCCTTAGAGATTGGTCAGGACGCGCAGGCGACCTATAACGAGTTCCTGCGTGATCTGGACGCGCGTCTCTCTGATCCTGCCACCGACCGGTTTGAGGTGGCGGCCGGGGTGCTTGCGGAGATCATGTATGGACGCCCCGTGGCGCAGCTGAGGGTGGACGCGCCGCTGGCGGCCCTGAACGTGGATGCCCGGAATGTCACGTTCGAGGCGGAGTACTACATGGCGACGGACGCGGCGGCCTTTGAACGGGTGAAGCCGCTGCTGTGGCTGTGGAAGAACGCGGATCTGACGCCGGTGGGGCAGAATCCGGTGCTGGGCATTCCGCTGCGCCGGGTGCTGGCGGGTCACATCTTCCGGCGGGTGGGTCGGGATTTCAAGTGCTGGCAGAACGTGGAGTTCAGCGTCGGGTACAACATGGAGGTCGGGAATGACGTGGTTGTGCACCGCCACGTGCTGCTGGATGACATCGGCGGGATTGAACTGCACGACAACGCCAGCATCAGTGATTACGTGAACGTGTACAGCCACACGCACAGCGTGCTGGACGGCCCGGACGTGACGCTGCGGCGCACGGTGATCGGGCGGGGCGCGCGGGTCACGTATCACTCGACGGTGCTGGCCGGCAGCGTGATCAGCGATGACGCGATGCTGGCCACGCACGCGCTGCTGCGCGGTGACATTCCCCCGCACGGCATTGCGATGGGCGTTCCGGCCCGCACGACGCGGTTCAAGCAGCGTGAGCCGCGTGACGTGCACGTGGATTCGCGTTCGTTCGTGCGCGCGACGGACCGCAAGGCAAACCCGGAGTTCCCGGAACCCACCCCGAATCAGACGCGTCTGCCGGATGAGCAGGATCTGGGCCGGTCGCTGGTGACGGAACAGGGCTGA
- a CDS encoding metal-dependent hydrolase, protein MNIHFIGHSTFLLEHGEHRLLIDPFVEGNPQASVTLDEARQWPLSAVLISHAHGDHWGNALDFARAGVPLIATAEIAGYAQKNGATQAIGMNIGGTYRAEWGRVTLTPAWHSSSFPDGTYGGMPTGLIIELGDRRVYFAGDTNLFSDMRLIGERDLDAALLPIGDHYTMGPEEAARTLDLLKPRVAIPMHYGTFPPLTGDPAVFQREGAARGVEVRILKPGEHTTL, encoded by the coding sequence ATGAACATTCACTTCATCGGCCACAGCACGTTCCTGCTTGAACACGGCGAACACCGCCTCCTGATTGACCCATTCGTCGAGGGCAACCCACAGGCCAGCGTCACGCTGGACGAGGCGCGGCAGTGGCCGCTCAGTGCCGTCCTGATCAGCCACGCGCACGGCGACCACTGGGGCAACGCCCTGGACTTCGCCCGCGCCGGCGTCCCCCTGATCGCCACGGCCGAGATTGCCGGGTACGCCCAGAAGAACGGCGCCACCCAGGCCATCGGCATGAACATCGGCGGCACCTACCGCGCCGAGTGGGGGCGCGTCACCCTGACCCCCGCGTGGCACTCCTCGTCCTTCCCGGACGGCACCTACGGCGGCATGCCCACCGGCCTCATCATCGAACTGGGAGACCGGCGCGTGTACTTCGCGGGCGACACCAACCTGTTCAGCGACATGCGCCTGATCGGCGAGCGCGACCTCGACGCCGCGCTCCTGCCCATCGGGGACCACTACACCATGGGCCCCGAGGAAGCCGCGCGCACCCTCGACCTCCTCAAGCCCCGGGTGGCGATCCCCATGCACTACGGCACCTTCCCACCCCTAACCGGCGATCCTGCCGTGTTCCAGCGCGAAGGTGCGGCGCGCGGCGTGGAGGTCCGTATTCTGAAACCCGGCGAGCACACCACCCTGTAA
- the cdaA gene encoding diadenylate cyclase CdaA, whose amino-acid sequence MPQLGQVSVRDVLDILLVTFLVYQGYLLVAGTRAVNVVRGILVFAGVWLAAQLLNLTTLSYLLGRAGTVGIFALIVLFQPELRAVLERVGRPRGRDTGASGAALQDLARAMERLAERKTGALIAIERRTPLGEYAATGVPLDALVSVPFLEALFARNAPLHDGGVIIQGSRVIAAGCLFPLQSSDGTYRRYGTRHRAAIGLSELTDAVVLVVSEERGSMRVALGGRLGPDLTGAELREHLRTLVYDPSAYRAPERPPEGPAAEPLEPSAPEGRA is encoded by the coding sequence ATGCCCCAGCTTGGACAGGTCAGTGTCCGGGACGTTCTGGACATCCTGCTGGTCACGTTTCTGGTGTATCAGGGGTACCTGCTGGTGGCGGGCACGCGCGCCGTGAACGTGGTACGCGGCATTTTGGTGTTCGCAGGCGTGTGGTTAGCGGCGCAGCTGCTGAACCTGACCACCCTGTCGTACCTGCTGGGCCGGGCGGGCACGGTGGGGATCTTCGCGCTGATCGTGCTGTTCCAGCCGGAACTGCGCGCGGTGTTGGAACGGGTGGGCCGCCCGCGTGGGCGGGACACGGGCGCCAGTGGCGCGGCGCTTCAGGACCTGGCTCGGGCCATGGAACGCCTCGCGGAGCGCAAGACGGGCGCACTGATCGCCATTGAGCGGCGCACGCCGCTGGGTGAGTACGCCGCGACTGGGGTGCCGCTGGACGCGCTGGTCAGCGTGCCGTTTCTGGAGGCGCTGTTCGCCCGGAACGCGCCGCTGCATGACGGGGGCGTGATCATTCAGGGGTCGCGGGTGATTGCGGCGGGGTGCCTGTTTCCACTTCAGTCGAGTGACGGGACGTACCGGCGGTACGGTACGCGGCACCGCGCGGCGATTGGCCTGTCGGAACTGACGGACGCGGTGGTGCTGGTGGTCAGCGAGGAGCGCGGCAGCATGCGCGTGGCGCTGGGGGGCCGCCTGGGCCCGGACCTAACCGGCGCGGAGTTGCGCGAGCATCTGCGGACCCTGGTGTATGACCCGTCCGCCTACCGCGCCCCGGAGCGCCCGCCGGAAGGCCCCGCTGCGGAGCCGCTGGAGCCGTCCGCGCCGGAGGGCCGCGCGTGA
- a CDS encoding CdaR family protein gives MSVGLWQRARRWLSPRYAWARATHNLLLKLLALAVSVTLWFVATADRRANVEQGFDVPVSVRDTTGNGEEKRATGNLNPSSVRVILSGRPERLRDLQPDSIEAVVDVTDAPEGSFTRTVTVTPPGGTTLQRVTPTRVQGFVDTQVVRTLPVTLSVTSPAESSLPRYQVTPTEATVTGAGQVVLNVARIVTSPAPLGANSEREVPLVALDAAGRPVTAVTMRPSTVTVRRLDTGEVPVKTLRVVLNDPPAGLQVTAVSVQPGTVRVVAAPELLARLREVTGQVTYRVGTYTAPVQLNVPAGAQALETVSVRLTVVRRTAP, from the coding sequence GTGAGTGTGGGCCTGTGGCAGCGGGCGCGGCGCTGGCTGAGCCCGCGGTACGCGTGGGCGCGCGCCACGCATAACCTGCTGCTGAAGCTGCTGGCACTGGCGGTCTCGGTCACGCTGTGGTTCGTCGCCACAGCGGACCGGCGCGCGAACGTCGAGCAGGGCTTCGACGTGCCCGTTTCCGTGCGGGACACGACCGGCAACGGTGAGGAGAAACGCGCGACCGGCAACCTGAACCCGTCGTCGGTGCGGGTGATCCTGTCGGGCCGCCCAGAGCGCCTGCGGGACCTGCAACCGGACAGCATTGAGGCGGTCGTGGACGTGACGGACGCGCCGGAAGGCAGCTTCACGCGGACGGTGACCGTGACCCCGCCCGGCGGCACGACCCTGCAACGCGTGACGCCCACGCGCGTGCAGGGGTTCGTGGACACGCAGGTGGTCCGGACGCTGCCCGTGACCCTCAGCGTGACCAGTCCGGCCGAGTCGAGCCTGCCGCGCTATCAGGTCACGCCGACCGAGGCGACCGTGACGGGCGCGGGACAGGTGGTGCTGAACGTGGCGCGCATCGTCACCAGCCCCGCCCCGCTGGGCGCGAACTCGGAGCGGGAGGTGCCGCTCGTGGCGCTCGACGCGGCGGGCCGTCCGGTGACGGCCGTGACCATGCGCCCCAGCACGGTCACGGTGCGGCGGCTGGACACTGGGGAGGTGCCGGTCAAGACGCTGCGGGTGGTGCTGAACGATCCGCCGGCGGGGCTGCAGGTCACGGCCGTCAGTGTGCAGCCGGGAACGGTGAGGGTGGTGGCCGCCCCAGAGCTGCTCGCGCGGCTGCGCGAGGTGACCGGTCAGGTCACGTACCGCGTGGGGACGTACACGGCGCCGGTGCAGCTGAACGTCCCGGCGGGCGCGCAGGCGCTGGAAACCGTGAGTGTCCGGCTGACCGTCGTGCGCCGGACCGCGCCTTAA
- the yqeK gene encoding bis(5'-nucleosyl)-tetraphosphatase (symmetrical) YqeK, with amino-acid sequence MVKPRRYEHVLRVAELAAQIARANGLDDMRAYAAGVLHDIARDLPDHELLRLAPPECEIDAAHPLALHGRAARTLLERWGYQDRVVLDAVEDHTTGPRGGNPVSSCVYIADVSEPGRGVNADIRELALTDLTAALERAIVSKVTYLQGRGIQVHPRTLKAYHALPCNAHLSCLT; translated from the coding sequence ATGGTCAAGCCGCGCCGCTACGAGCATGTGCTGCGCGTGGCTGAACTGGCGGCGCAGATCGCCCGGGCCAACGGCCTGGACGACATGCGCGCCTACGCCGCCGGGGTGCTGCACGACATCGCGCGGGACCTGCCCGACCATGAACTCCTGCGCCTGGCCCCGCCGGAGTGCGAGATCGACGCTGCGCACCCCCTGGCGCTGCACGGCCGCGCGGCCCGCACGCTGCTGGAACGCTGGGGCTACCAGGACCGCGTGGTGCTGGACGCCGTGGAAGACCACACCACCGGGCCGCGCGGCGGCAACCCCGTGTCGTCCTGCGTGTACATTGCGGACGTGTCCGAACCCGGCCGCGGCGTGAACGCCGACATCCGCGAACTGGCCCTGACCGACCTGACCGCCGCGCTGGAACGCGCCATCGTCTCCAAGGTCACGTACCTTCAGGGCCGCGGAATTCAGGTGCATCCCCGCACGCTGAAGGCCTACCACGCCCTGCCCTGCAACGCCCACCTCTCCTGCCTGACGTGA
- a CDS encoding LCP family protein has protein sequence MTSVTHSPAPRIAGLRALQAFGLTLSALALGGFALLSGAGPATAATVTPGQAPNLTLLIAGRDIVYCYYQQPCKNQDQRTGLAQPPNTDTIMLVKIQGTTAHVLNIPRDTNVGPFDRYRSVALQKINSQYFSGGGPEALVKAAETITGEHVDSYVIVRTDYVERVIDALGGLDVTVPEPGIEWVDNAAGVNLKLAPGAHHLEGKEGVLFLRVRKGFGDDYGRIDHQKQALTQLAGKLRTPQGLAALPTILGGIGNGVETDVNPATIAALRPYLGQLKLSFATLPTDDIPGTFNLAVNRERLAQVWGDVPATPPNPDVKVTVVDASGENLGPALTRALTALGYRNVQVTPAPRSGEASQVFTQQDVADASQLAFTLNLPRLQGERFPVSAGEVGILLGADAVSSLGALKGLGSAPTP, from the coding sequence GTGACGTCCGTGACCCACTCCCCTGCACCCCGCATCGCTGGGCTGCGCGCCCTCCAGGCGTTCGGCCTGACCCTCTCCGCCCTGGCCCTGGGGGGTTTTGCGCTGCTCAGCGGCGCCGGACCCGCCACGGCCGCCACCGTCACCCCCGGCCAGGCCCCCAACCTCACGCTGCTGATCGCCGGGCGCGACATCGTGTACTGCTACTACCAGCAGCCCTGCAAGAACCAGGACCAGCGCACCGGCCTGGCGCAGCCGCCGAATACCGACACGATCATGCTCGTCAAGATTCAGGGCACCACCGCGCACGTCCTGAACATCCCGCGCGACACGAACGTCGGCCCCTTTGACCGCTACCGGTCCGTGGCACTGCAGAAGATCAACAGCCAGTACTTCTCCGGTGGGGGACCCGAGGCGCTCGTGAAGGCCGCCGAGACCATAACCGGCGAGCACGTCGACTCCTACGTGATCGTCCGCACCGACTACGTCGAGCGGGTCATCGACGCCCTGGGCGGCCTGGACGTCACCGTGCCCGAACCCGGCATCGAATGGGTGGACAACGCGGCGGGCGTGAACCTGAAGCTCGCGCCCGGCGCGCACCACCTGGAGGGCAAAGAGGGCGTGCTGTTCCTGCGGGTCCGGAAGGGCTTCGGGGACGATTACGGCCGCATCGACCACCAGAAGCAGGCCCTCACCCAGCTGGCCGGGAAACTCCGCACCCCCCAGGGCCTCGCGGCGCTGCCCACCATCCTGGGCGGCATCGGCAACGGCGTGGAAACGGACGTGAACCCCGCCACCATCGCCGCGCTGCGCCCCTACCTGGGCCAGCTGAAACTGAGTTTCGCCACGCTCCCCACCGACGACATCCCCGGCACCTTCAACCTCGCCGTGAACCGCGAACGGCTCGCGCAGGTGTGGGGCGACGTGCCCGCCACGCCCCCCAACCCAGACGTGAAGGTCACGGTCGTGGACGCCAGCGGCGAGAACCTCGGCCCGGCCCTGACCCGCGCCCTGACCGCCCTGGGCTACCGCAACGTGCAGGTCACGCCCGCCCCCCGCAGCGGCGAGGCCAGCCAGGTGTTCACGCAGCAGGACGTCGCCGACGCCTCCCAGCTGGCCTTCACGCTGAACCTCCCCCGACTCCAGGGGGAACGCTTCCCCGTCAGCGCAGGCGAAGTCGGCATCCTGCTCGGCGCGGACGCCGTGAGCAGCCTCGGCGCCCTCAAAGGCCTGGGCAGCGCCCCGACCCCCTGA
- the rsfS gene encoding ribosome silencing factor produces the protein MTPDTTTMNQLRAIVDAARERRAEDVTVLDLTDVSSTLEYFVICTATAGLQLNAVQENIREKAQATGLPRPSVEGPSERWLLLAFGGSVVVHIMTKDAREYYDLEGLWSDARVLDFPEPEVKA, from the coding sequence ATGACCCCTGACACCACCACCATGAACCAGCTGCGCGCCATCGTGGACGCCGCCCGCGAACGCCGCGCCGAAGACGTCACTGTCCTCGACCTGACCGACGTGAGCAGCACCCTCGAATACTTCGTGATCTGCACCGCCACCGCCGGCCTCCAGCTGAACGCCGTGCAGGAGAACATCCGCGAGAAAGCCCAGGCGACCGGCCTGCCCCGCCCCAGCGTGGAAGGCCCTAGCGAACGCTGGCTGCTCCTCGCGTTCGGCGGCAGCGTCGTCGTGCACATCATGACCAAGGACGCCCGCGAGTACTACGACCTCGAAGGCCTCTGGAGCGACGCGCGCGTCCTCGACTTCCCCGAACCCGAAGTCAAAGCGTAA
- a CDS encoding DUF3809 domain-containing protein: protein MIVEATQDFTLPWTGDDAAALAFVRNPARALARVRFLRDLRADGEGVRGELLVPLPGLGEVDLPFRSVLTATPDGAILTPEAISGERAWVEVAGQARLDGNALHFAFQFRAHLATPDAQGWGGAAFEKMIRAAAGRTLDRVARELPTGIMQAAQE, encoded by the coding sequence GTGATCGTCGAGGCGACGCAGGACTTCACACTGCCCTGGACCGGGGATGACGCGGCGGCGCTGGCGTTCGTGCGTAACCCGGCCCGCGCGCTGGCCCGCGTGCGCTTCCTGCGGGACCTGCGTGCCGACGGCGAGGGCGTGCGCGGCGAGCTGCTCGTGCCGCTCCCCGGCCTGGGAGAGGTGGACCTGCCGTTCCGCAGTGTCCTGACCGCCACGCCGGACGGCGCGATCCTGACCCCGGAGGCCATCAGCGGCGAGCGCGCCTGGGTGGAGGTCGCCGGTCAGGCCCGCCTGGACGGGAATGCGCTGCACTTCGCGTTCCAGTTCCGCGCGCACCTGGCCACGCCGGACGCGCAGGGCTGGGGCGGCGCGGCGTTCGAGAAGATGATCCGCGCCGCCGCTGGGCGCACCCTGGACCGCGTGGCGCGCGAGCTGCCCACAGGGATCATGCAGGCCGCGCAGGAATAA
- a CDS encoding DUF3248 domain-containing protein: protein MTDLPGDPAELPDSSALEAASPELARALDALGGQLVWRIGKDEASDDVVVRLGFASATPRFAHLPRLRSAGDAELQAALAAKRVVIEWVD, encoded by the coding sequence ATGACCGATCTGCCGGGCGACCCTGCCGAGCTGCCGGACTCCAGCGCCCTGGAGGCCGCCTCGCCGGAACTGGCGCGCGCCCTGGACGCGCTGGGCGGGCAGCTCGTGTGGCGCATCGGGAAGGACGAGGCCAGCGACGACGTGGTGGTGCGGCTGGGCTTCGCGTCCGCCACGCCCCGCTTCGCGCACCTGCCCCGGCTGCGCAGCGCCGGGGACGCCGAGTTGCAGGCGGCGCTGGCCGCGAAGCGAGTCGTGATCGAGTGGGTCGACTGA
- a CDS encoding RsmD family RNA methyltransferase has product MSLRILGGTAKGRSLQVPDSARPSGARVRKSLFDLLAARAPAGRYPEFIDLHGGSGAIGLEAASRGYRVTLVEKDVRAVRALEANARSLDLRVRIVKGDAGALLKRLGQFDVVFSDPPYEADIPKLTAQILASGVLAPGGLLVCQHPDRLHLPGHAGFTREEREYGSNTLTLYWQGEAATDDVPDDGEIG; this is encoded by the coding sequence ATGAGTCTCCGAATTCTGGGCGGTACGGCGAAGGGCCGTAGCCTGCAGGTGCCCGACAGCGCCCGGCCCAGCGGCGCGCGCGTCCGCAAGAGCCTGTTCGACCTGCTGGCCGCCCGAGCGCCCGCCGGACGCTACCCGGAGTTCATTGATCTGCACGGCGGGAGCGGCGCGATCGGGCTGGAGGCCGCCAGCCGTGGGTACCGCGTGACGCTGGTCGAGAAGGACGTGCGGGCTGTGCGGGCGCTGGAGGCGAACGCCCGATCGCTGGACCTGCGGGTGCGGATCGTCAAGGGGGACGCCGGGGCGCTGCTGAAACGCCTGGGGCAGTTCGACGTGGTGTTCAGCGACCCGCCGTACGAAGCAGACATCCCGAAACTGACCGCTCAGATCCTCGCCAGTGGTGTCCTCGCGCCCGGCGGGCTGCTGGTGTGCCAGCACCCGGACCGGCTGCACCTGCCCGGGCACGCGGGCTTCACGCGGGAGGAACGCGAGTACGGCAGCAATACCCTCACGCTGTACTGGCAGGGCGAGGCGGCGACTGACGACGTGCCCGATGACGGCGAAATCGGGTAA